A single genomic interval of Osmerus eperlanus chromosome 14, fOsmEpe2.1, whole genome shotgun sequence harbors:
- the LOC134034226 gene encoding serine protease HTRA3-like isoform X2 codes for MRIILFAITFLLSLKLTGAEIRPKCSPRCDVNKCPSPSCPSGYVPDRCNCCLVCSRGEGETCGRKNDLPCGDGLECKVAAGKRRTSKGMCKCKMGYKVCGSDGKTYGNVCLMKVASRKAMQKGRSAVTQAVRGVCPSSSTGHAPVHPNSPRYRFNFIADVVEKIAPAVVHIELFLRHPLFGRHVPLSSGSGFIAADSGLIVTNAHVVTSTAAVTGRPQLRVQLHDGNAYEAAIRHVDHKSDIATIKVNAQKKLPVLALGRSADLRPGEFVVAIGSPFALQNTVTTGIVSTAQRDGKELGIRDSDIDYIQTDAIINYGNSGGPLVNLDGEVIGINTLKVTAGISFAIPSDRIQRFLSESQYKPHRDKARLLSGHYRIPEPQSDADGTTGVKRRVIGIKMLTITEALVAELKKENPDFPDVSGGVLVHQVIPDSPAHKCGIKAGDVIVNLNGHVLRTIDNLQEALLGDAPLLLEIRRGNDDLLFNLEPHVIRQ; via the exons ATGCGGATAATTCTGTTTGCCATCACATTCCTTCTTTCGCTCAAGCTTACCGGGGCCGAAATACGGCCTAAGTGCTCACCTAGGTGCGATGTAAACAAGTGCCCCAGCCCAAGCTGCCCAAGTGGGTACGTCCCGGACAGGTGTAACTGCTGTCTGGTTTGCTCCCGGGGTGAAGGCGAGACCTGTGGCCGTAAAAATGACCTCCCTTGTGGGGACGGATTGGAGTGCAAGGTGGCGGCGGGTAAACGGCGTACTTCCAAGGGAATGTGCAAATGTAAAATGGGTTACAAAGTGTGTGGCAGTGACGGGAAAACGTACGGGAACGTGTGTTTAATGAAGGTGGCCAGCCGGAAAGCTATGCAAAAAGGAAGATCCGCAGTAACTCAGGCTGTCAGAGGAGTTTGTCCTTCTTCAAGCACAG GTCATGCTCCTGTCCACCCCAACAGTCCTCGCTACAGGTTCAACTTCATTGCTGATGTGGTGGAGAAGATAGCCCCTGCAGTCGTCCACATCGAGCTGTTcctcag acaCCCTCTATTCGGCCGCCATGTCCCTCTGTCGAGTGGGTCAGGGTTCATCGCAGCCGACTCAGGTCTGATCGTAACCAACGCCCACGTGGTGACCAGCACCGCCGCGGTAACGGGCCGTCCCCAGCTGCGCGTGCAGCTCCACGACGGCAACGCGTACGAGGCCGCCATCCGACACGTGGACCACAAGTCTGACATCGCCACCATCAAAGTCAACGCTCAG AAGAAGCTCCCTGTGCTGGCCCTGGGTCGGTCAGCTGACCTCAGGCCGGGGGAGTTCGTGGTTGCCATCGGCAGCCCGTTTGCTCTCCAGAACACGGTTACCACGGGGATAGTGAGCACAGCCCAGAGAGACGGGAAGGAGCTAGGCATCAGAGACTCTGACATAGACTACATCCAGACTGATGCTATCATCAAC TATGGGAATTCTGGAGGGCCTCTGGTTAACTTG gacgggGAGGTGATCGGCATCAACACTCTGAAGGTAACCGCGGGAATCTCCTTCGCCATTCCCTCCGACAGGATTCAGCGCTTCCTCTCCGAGTCTCAATACAAGCCACACAGAG ACAAAGCCAGACTGCTGAGTGGACACTATCGTATACCAGAACCACAGTCTGATGCTG ATGGGACGACAGGAGTGAAGCGGCGTGTCATCGGAATCAAGATGCTAACCATCACTGAGGC TCTGGTAGCAgagttgaaaaaggagaatcCAGACTTCCCTGATGTCAGCGGCGGAGTCCTGGTCCACCAGGTCATCCCAGACTCTCCCGCTCACAA GTGCGGGATCAAGGCCGGTGATGTAATTGTCAACCTCAATGGCCATGTGCTCAGGACCATTGACAACCTCCAAGAGGCGTTGCTAGGAGATGCGCCCCTCCTGCTGGAGATACGCCGTGGCAACGACGACCTGCTGTTCAACCTCGAGCCTCATGTGATTAGGCAATGA
- the LOC134034226 gene encoding serine protease HTRA3-like isoform X1 produces MRIILFAITFLLSLKLTGAEIRPKCSPRCDVNKCPSPSCPSGYVPDRCNCCLVCSRGEGETCGRKNDLPCGDGLECKVAAGKRRTSKGMCKCKMGYKVCGSDGKTYGNVCLMKVASRKAMQKGRSAVTQAVRGVCPSSSTGHAPVHPNSPRYRFNFIADVVEKIAPAVVHIELFLRHPLFGRHVPLSSGSGFIAADSGLIVTNAHVVTSTAAVTGRPQLRVQLHDGNAYEAAIRHVDHKSDIATIKVNAQKKLPVLALGRSADLRPGEFVVAIGSPFALQNTVTTGIVSTAQRDGKELGIRDSDIDYIQTDAIINYGNSGGPLVNLDGEVIGINTLKVTAGISFAIPSDRIQRFLSESQYKPHRDKARLLSGHYRIPEPQSDAADGTTGVKRRVIGIKMLTITEALVAELKKENPDFPDVSGGVLVHQVIPDSPAHKCGIKAGDVIVNLNGHVLRTIDNLQEALLGDAPLLLEIRRGNDDLLFNLEPHVIRQ; encoded by the exons ATGCGGATAATTCTGTTTGCCATCACATTCCTTCTTTCGCTCAAGCTTACCGGGGCCGAAATACGGCCTAAGTGCTCACCTAGGTGCGATGTAAACAAGTGCCCCAGCCCAAGCTGCCCAAGTGGGTACGTCCCGGACAGGTGTAACTGCTGTCTGGTTTGCTCCCGGGGTGAAGGCGAGACCTGTGGCCGTAAAAATGACCTCCCTTGTGGGGACGGATTGGAGTGCAAGGTGGCGGCGGGTAAACGGCGTACTTCCAAGGGAATGTGCAAATGTAAAATGGGTTACAAAGTGTGTGGCAGTGACGGGAAAACGTACGGGAACGTGTGTTTAATGAAGGTGGCCAGCCGGAAAGCTATGCAAAAAGGAAGATCCGCAGTAACTCAGGCTGTCAGAGGAGTTTGTCCTTCTTCAAGCACAG GTCATGCTCCTGTCCACCCCAACAGTCCTCGCTACAGGTTCAACTTCATTGCTGATGTGGTGGAGAAGATAGCCCCTGCAGTCGTCCACATCGAGCTGTTcctcag acaCCCTCTATTCGGCCGCCATGTCCCTCTGTCGAGTGGGTCAGGGTTCATCGCAGCCGACTCAGGTCTGATCGTAACCAACGCCCACGTGGTGACCAGCACCGCCGCGGTAACGGGCCGTCCCCAGCTGCGCGTGCAGCTCCACGACGGCAACGCGTACGAGGCCGCCATCCGACACGTGGACCACAAGTCTGACATCGCCACCATCAAAGTCAACGCTCAG AAGAAGCTCCCTGTGCTGGCCCTGGGTCGGTCAGCTGACCTCAGGCCGGGGGAGTTCGTGGTTGCCATCGGCAGCCCGTTTGCTCTCCAGAACACGGTTACCACGGGGATAGTGAGCACAGCCCAGAGAGACGGGAAGGAGCTAGGCATCAGAGACTCTGACATAGACTACATCCAGACTGATGCTATCATCAAC TATGGGAATTCTGGAGGGCCTCTGGTTAACTTG gacgggGAGGTGATCGGCATCAACACTCTGAAGGTAACCGCGGGAATCTCCTTCGCCATTCCCTCCGACAGGATTCAGCGCTTCCTCTCCGAGTCTCAATACAAGCCACACAGAG ACAAAGCCAGACTGCTGAGTGGACACTATCGTATACCAGAACCACAGTCTGATGCTG cagATGGGACGACAGGAGTGAAGCGGCGTGTCATCGGAATCAAGATGCTAACCATCACTGAGGC TCTGGTAGCAgagttgaaaaaggagaatcCAGACTTCCCTGATGTCAGCGGCGGAGTCCTGGTCCACCAGGTCATCCCAGACTCTCCCGCTCACAA GTGCGGGATCAAGGCCGGTGATGTAATTGTCAACCTCAATGGCCATGTGCTCAGGACCATTGACAACCTCCAAGAGGCGTTGCTAGGAGATGCGCCCCTCCTGCTGGAGATACGCCGTGGCAACGACGACCTGCTGTTCAACCTCGAGCCTCATGTGATTAGGCAATGA
- the LOC134034226 gene encoding serine protease HTRA3-like isoform X3, producing the protein MRIILFAITFLLSLKLTGAEIRPKCSPRCDVNKCPSPSCPSGYVPDRCNCCLVCSRGEGETCGRKNDLPCGDGLECKVAAGKRRTSKGMCKCKMGYKVCGSDGKTYGNVCLMKVASRKAMQKGRSAVTQAVRGVCPSSSTGHAPVHPNSPRYRFNFIADVVEKIAPAVVHIELFLRHPLFGRHVPLSSGSGFIAADSGLIVTNAHVVTSTAAVTGRPQLRVQLHDGNAYEAAIRHVDHKSDIATIKVNAQKKLPVLALGRSADLRPGEFVVAIGSPFALQNTVTTGIVSTAQRDGKELGIRDSDIDYIQTDAIINYGNSGGPLVNLDGEVIGINTLKVTAGISFAIPSDRIQRFLSESQYKPHRDKARLLSGHYRIPEPQSDAADGTTGVKRRVIGIKMLTITEALVAELKKENPDFPDVSGGVLVHQVIPDSPAHK; encoded by the exons ATGCGGATAATTCTGTTTGCCATCACATTCCTTCTTTCGCTCAAGCTTACCGGGGCCGAAATACGGCCTAAGTGCTCACCTAGGTGCGATGTAAACAAGTGCCCCAGCCCAAGCTGCCCAAGTGGGTACGTCCCGGACAGGTGTAACTGCTGTCTGGTTTGCTCCCGGGGTGAAGGCGAGACCTGTGGCCGTAAAAATGACCTCCCTTGTGGGGACGGATTGGAGTGCAAGGTGGCGGCGGGTAAACGGCGTACTTCCAAGGGAATGTGCAAATGTAAAATGGGTTACAAAGTGTGTGGCAGTGACGGGAAAACGTACGGGAACGTGTGTTTAATGAAGGTGGCCAGCCGGAAAGCTATGCAAAAAGGAAGATCCGCAGTAACTCAGGCTGTCAGAGGAGTTTGTCCTTCTTCAAGCACAG GTCATGCTCCTGTCCACCCCAACAGTCCTCGCTACAGGTTCAACTTCATTGCTGATGTGGTGGAGAAGATAGCCCCTGCAGTCGTCCACATCGAGCTGTTcctcag acaCCCTCTATTCGGCCGCCATGTCCCTCTGTCGAGTGGGTCAGGGTTCATCGCAGCCGACTCAGGTCTGATCGTAACCAACGCCCACGTGGTGACCAGCACCGCCGCGGTAACGGGCCGTCCCCAGCTGCGCGTGCAGCTCCACGACGGCAACGCGTACGAGGCCGCCATCCGACACGTGGACCACAAGTCTGACATCGCCACCATCAAAGTCAACGCTCAG AAGAAGCTCCCTGTGCTGGCCCTGGGTCGGTCAGCTGACCTCAGGCCGGGGGAGTTCGTGGTTGCCATCGGCAGCCCGTTTGCTCTCCAGAACACGGTTACCACGGGGATAGTGAGCACAGCCCAGAGAGACGGGAAGGAGCTAGGCATCAGAGACTCTGACATAGACTACATCCAGACTGATGCTATCATCAAC TATGGGAATTCTGGAGGGCCTCTGGTTAACTTG gacgggGAGGTGATCGGCATCAACACTCTGAAGGTAACCGCGGGAATCTCCTTCGCCATTCCCTCCGACAGGATTCAGCGCTTCCTCTCCGAGTCTCAATACAAGCCACACAGAG ACAAAGCCAGACTGCTGAGTGGACACTATCGTATACCAGAACCACAGTCTGATGCTG cagATGGGACGACAGGAGTGAAGCGGCGTGTCATCGGAATCAAGATGCTAACCATCACTGAGGC TCTGGTAGCAgagttgaaaaaggagaatcCAGACTTCCCTGATGTCAGCGGCGGAGTCCTGGTCCACCAGGTCATCCCAGACTCTCCCGCTCACAAGTAG
- the LOC134033776 gene encoding complement C1q-like protein 2 — protein sequence MTSTTELRIMEARLTDSEQRTAALESRLVASEVKVQQQENQISALLVDLNATKMKADEQENRYNSKVAFSVGLGGEVGPVNTDITLKFSRVLVNVGKAYNPITGIFTAPMRGVYYFRFTILDHISKKYYGIKLMKNGRSILYNIEWKEHGNHSYLANGLTVELETGDVVYTVLPSGLTISDSIDNHSNFTGFLLFST from the exons ATgacctctaccactgagctgaggATCATGGAggccaggctgacagacagcgaACAACgtactgcag CTTTGGAGTCCAGACTGGTGGCCAGTGAGGTCAAGGTTCAACAACAGGAGAACCAGATCTCTGCTCTGCTAGTTGACCTGAATGCTACAAAGATGAAAGCAGACGAACAGGAGAACCGATACAATT CCAAGGTGGCCTTTTCTGTGGGACTTGGAGGAGAAGTAGGacc ggttaatacagaCATCACACTGAAGTTCAGCAGAGTCCTCGTCAACGTTGGCAAGGCCTACAACCCAATTACCG GTATCTTCACAGCACCAATGAGAGGAGTCTACTACTTTAGATTCACCATCTTGGATCACATATCCAAGAAATACTATGGGATCAAGTTGATGAAGAATGGCAGAAGCATACTGTATAATATTGAATGGAAAGAACATGGTAATCACAGTTATCTAGCCAACGGCCTTACTGTGGAGCTGGAGACGGGAGATGTAGTGTACACTGTTCTGCCTTCAGGTCTTACCATTTCTGATAGCATCGACAACCACAGCAACTTCACTGGCTTCCTGCTCTTCTCTACGTGA
- the pi4k2b gene encoding phosphatidylinositol 4-kinase type 2-beta yields the protein MMSECDPNETEGEPVVITLDITPSVAVSKQNLCSLQPPSVLFDKNRAGLGTNPGIAVRISGSMESVLTELETDGSGEETLLLPCLTGSTSSPRGAREKRSRRNRNSSSSDKDNLASPGNNGGDFNHFPEDPEFADIIQRSEQAIETGVFPERISQGSSGSYFVKDPKGKIIGVFKPKSEEPYGHLNPKWTKYFHKLCCPCCFGRGCLIPNQGYLSEAAASLVDTKLGLGVVPKTKVVFLASETFHYNAIDRAKSRGKKYALEKVPKVGRRFHRVGLPPKVGSFQLFVEGYHEADYWLRRFEAEPLAENMRKQLQSQFERLVVLDYVIRNTDRGNDNWLIKYEKAGAGEGEKDTEWTGSPDSAIRIAAIDNGLAFPFKHPDEWRAYPFHWAWLPQAKVVFSQETRELVLSRISDMNFVQDLCEDLYEMFKTDKGFDKTMFERQMSVMRGQILNLSQALKDGKSPIQLVQMPRVVVERSRSGGHGRVVTLGNAFTQTFHCKRPFFTSW from the exons ATGATGTCAGAATGCGACCCAAACGAGACCGAGGGCGAGCCGGTGGTGATAACGTTAGATATCACACCTTCGGTGGCGGTTTCCAAGCAGAACTTATGCTCGCTTCAGCCCCCTTCGGTGTTGTTCGACAAGAACCGGGCTGGGCTCGGAACAAACCCGGGAATCGCTGTCCGGATATCGGGCTCTATGGAAAGTGTCTTGACCGAGTTAGAGACAGACGGTTCCGGGGAAGAGACGTTGTTGTTGccttgtctgacaggaagcacatCGTCTCCTCGAGGCGCAAGAGAGAAGAGGTCGAGGCGGAACAGAAACAGCTCTTCCTCGGATAAGGACAACTTGGCCTCGCCAG GTAACAACGGCGGAGACTTCAACCATTTCCCAGAGGACCCTGAGTTTGCTGACATCATCCAGCGGTCGGAGCAAGCCATCGAGACCGGGGTCTTCCCTGAGAGGATCTCCCAAGGTTCCAGCGGGAGCTACTTTGTCAAAGACCCcaaaggg AAAATCATCGGTGTTTTCAAACCAAAGTCCGAAGAGCCTTACGGACACCTGAACCCCAAATGGACCAAATACTTCCACAAG CTTTGCTGCCCGTGTTGTTTTGGCCGGGGCTGTCTGATTCCCAACCAGGGCTACCTCTCAGAGGCAGCTGCCTCCCTGGTGGACACCAAGCTGGGCCTGGGAGTCGTGCCCAAAACCAAG gtggtgtTCCTAGCCAGCGAGACGTTCCACTACAATGCCATCGACAGAGCCAAGTCCCGGGGGAAGAAGTACGCCCTGGAGAAGGTTCCTAAAGTGGGCCGGCGCTTCCACAGGGTTGGCCTGCCccccaag GTGGGCTCGTTCCAGTTGTTTGTGGAGGGCTATCACGAAGCAGACTATTGGCTGAGGCGGTTTGAGGCGGAGCCTCTGGCGGAGAACATGAGGAAGCAGCTGCAGTCTCAGTTTGAAAGGCTGGTGGTGCTGGACTACGTCATCAGaaacacag ACCGAGGAAACGACAACTGGTTGATCAAGTATGAGAAGGCGGGGgccggagagggggagaag gacACAGAGTGGACAGGGTCTCCAGACTCGGCCATCAGAATAGCAGCCATAGACAACGGCCTGGCATTCCCCTTCAAGCACCCAGATGAGTGGAGAGCCT ACCCCTTCCACTGGGCCTGGCTTCCCCAGGCCAAGGTGGTGTTCTCCCAGGAGACCAGGGAGCTGGTGCTGTCCCGCATCTCCGACATGAACTTTGTCCAGGACCTCTGTGAGGACCTCTACGAGATGTTCAAG ACTGATAAAGGCTTCGACAAAACCATGTTTGAGAGGCAGATGTCTGTCATGCGAGGACAG aTCCTGAACCTGAGCCAGGCCCTGAAGGATGGTAAGAGCCCCATCCAGCTGGTCCAGATGCCCcgggtggtggtggagaggagCCGCTCCGGGGGCCACGGCCGCGTGGTCACCCTGGGCAACGCCTTCACCCAGACCTTCCACTGCAAACGGCCCTTCTTCACCTcctggtag
- the zgc:195282 gene encoding cysteine-rich protein 1 encodes MVGYCPICGKPVYFGERKRSMGRDYHPLCLKCQTCNRQLTAGQHAEHDEKPYCTNCYMKMFGPRGNRKLVTYCHAGAFF; translated from the exons ATGGTCGGCTACTGTCCAATCTGTGGGAAGCCAGTCTACTTTG gtgagagaaagaggtctATGGGGCGAGACTACCATCCTCTGTGTTTGAAGTGCCAGACGTGCAACAGACAGTTGACAGCTGGACAACATGCTGAG CATGATGAAAAGCCATACTGCACCAACTGTTATATGAAAATGTTTGGTCCAAGAG GCAACAGGAAGTTGGTAACATATTGCCATGCAGGTGCCTTCTTTTAG